In one window of Pseudanabaena sp. BC1403 DNA:
- a CDS encoding P-II family nitrogen regulator, producing MKKVEAIIRPFKLDEVKIALVNAGVVGMTVSEVRGFGRQKGQTERYRGSEYTVEFLQKLKIEIVIEDDQVDMVVDKVITAARTGEIGDGKIFVSPVERIIRIRTGEKDLEAV from the coding sequence TTGAAAAAGGTTGAAGCAATCATTCGTCCATTTAAGCTTGACGAAGTCAAAATTGCTCTGGTAAATGCTGGCGTAGTCGGTATGACGGTATCAGAAGTACGTGGTTTTGGCCGTCAAAAAGGACAAACAGAGCGCTACCGTGGCTCTGAGTACACAGTTGAGTTTTTACAAAAGCTCAAGATCGAGATTGTCATCGAAGATGATCAAGTTGATATGGTGGTAGATAAAGTTATTACTGCCGCACGTACTGGTGAAATTGGCGATGGTAAGATTTTCGTATCTCCTGTAGAGCGAATTATCCGTATCCGTACTGGTGAAAAAGATTTAGAAGCTGTCTAA
- the psbB gene encoding photosystem II chlorophyll-binding protein CP47 — translation MGLPWYRVHTVLLNDPGRLIATHLMHTALVAGWAGSMALYELAIFDPSDPVLNPMWRQGMFVMPFMTRLGITNSWSGWTITGEQVADPGFWSFEGVALAHIVLSGLLFLAAIWHWVNWDLELFRDPRTGEPALDLPKMFGIHLFLSGLLCFGFGAFHQTGLFGPGMWVSDAYGLTGHVAPVAPEWGPNGFNPFNAGGIVAHHIAAGIVGIVAGLFHLTVRPPERLYKALRMGNIETVLSSSIAAVFFAAFVVAGTMWYGSAATPIELFGPTRYQWDSNSFQQEISRRVQTGLNAGLSAEEAWSKIPDKLAFYDYVGNSPAKGGLFRVGPMNNGDGVAQGWQGHPIFKDGEGRELSVRRLPNFFETFPVVLQDQDGVVRADIPFRRAESKYSVEQTGVNVAFVGGALNGKTFTDAPSVKKYARQAQLGEIFEFDQEKNNSDGVFRTSPRGWFTFGHAVFALFFFFGHIWHGARTLFRDVFAGVDPEMSEEQVEWGAFQKVGDKSTRAVEA, via the coding sequence ATGGGATTACCCTGGTATCGAGTGCATACAGTTCTCCTGAACGATCCAGGTAGACTGATTGCCACGCACCTGATGCACACTGCTCTCGTAGCAGGGTGGGCAGGCTCGATGGCACTTTATGAGCTAGCAATTTTTGACCCCAGTGACCCCGTCCTCAACCCCATGTGGCGGCAAGGCATGTTCGTAATGCCTTTTATGACTCGTCTTGGCATTACCAATTCTTGGAGCGGCTGGACAATCACTGGCGAACAAGTTGCCGACCCCGGTTTTTGGTCTTTTGAAGGTGTTGCACTCGCACACATCGTACTTTCTGGTTTACTTTTCCTTGCTGCGATTTGGCATTGGGTTAACTGGGATCTAGAACTATTTAGAGATCCTCGTACAGGCGAGCCTGCTCTAGATTTGCCTAAGATGTTCGGCATTCACCTATTTTTATCTGGTTTACTCTGCTTTGGCTTCGGTGCATTCCACCAAACAGGTTTATTTGGACCTGGCATGTGGGTTTCTGATGCCTATGGCTTAACTGGTCACGTTGCTCCAGTTGCTCCTGAATGGGGACCTAATGGGTTTAACCCCTTCAATGCTGGTGGTATTGTGGCTCACCACATTGCTGCTGGTATCGTTGGTATTGTGGCTGGTCTATTCCACCTCACCGTGCGTCCACCAGAGCGTTTGTATAAGGCCCTACGCATGGGGAACATCGAAACTGTTCTATCAAGCAGTATTGCTGCTGTATTCTTTGCGGCTTTCGTTGTCGCTGGAACCATGTGGTACGGCTCGGCAGCAACACCAATCGAATTGTTTGGCCCTACCCGCTATCAGTGGGATAGCAACTCTTTCCAACAAGAAATTTCTCGCCGTGTGCAAACTGGGCTAAATGCTGGTTTGAGTGCTGAAGAAGCTTGGTCGAAAATTCCTGACAAACTTGCTTTCTATGACTATGTTGGTAACAGCCCTGCGAAAGGTGGTTTGTTCCGCGTTGGTCCTATGAATAATGGTGATGGTGTTGCTCAAGGTTGGCAAGGGCATCCAATTTTCAAAGATGGTGAAGGCCGTGAACTTAGCGTTCGTCGTCTGCCTAACTTCTTTGAAACTTTCCCTGTAGTTCTCCAAGACCAAGATGGAGTTGTCAGAGCTGACATTCCTTTCCGTCGTGCTGAGTCTAAGTATAGTGTTGAGCAAACTGGTGTGAATGTAGCCTTTGTTGGCGGCGCATTAAATGGCAAAACCTTTACTGATGCTCCATCGGTTAAGAAGTATGCTCGTCAAGCTCAGCTAGGCGAAATCTTTGAATTCGATCAAGAAAAGAACAATTCTGATGGTGTATTCCGTACTAGCCCTCGTGGTTGGTTTACCTTCGGACATGCAGTATTTGCTCTATTCTTCTTCTTCGGTCACATTTGGCATGGCGCTCGTACCTTGTTCCGCGATGTGTTTGCTGGGGTTGACCCAGAAATGAGCGAAGAGCAAGTTGAATGGGGCGCATTCCAAAAAGTTGGTGATAAATCTACTCGCGCTGTTGAGGCATAA
- a CDS encoding photosystem II reaction center protein T produces the protein MEALTYTLIFACLIGLFFFAIFFREPPKVISNSKDKK, from the coding sequence ATGGAAGCTCTCACTTACACTTTGATTTTCGCTTGTTTGATTGGTTTGTTTTTCTTTGCAATCTTCTTCCGCGAACCTCCTAAGGTTATCTCTAACTCTAAGGATAAGAAGTAA
- a CDS encoding type II toxin-antitoxin system RelE/ParE family toxin, translating into MKVKFSKNVIKFLNALSSIDQERIREKLRTLVLSIEESGSIPFQELDIKNLKGEWKGYQRMRIGKLRVIFCASVEELLIYEIDFRGDIYKRK; encoded by the coding sequence ATGAAAGTTAAATTCAGCAAAAATGTAATAAAGTTCTTAAATGCTCTGTCCTCAATAGACCAAGAGCGAATACGGGAAAAGCTGAGAACGCTTGTACTCTCCATTGAAGAAAGTGGTTCAATTCCCTTTCAAGAACTAGACATTAAAAATCTCAAGGGTGAATGGAAAGGCTACCAAAGAATGCGTATAGGTAAGCTGAGAGTTATTTTTTGTGCAAGCGTTGAAGAGTTATTAATTTATGAGATTGACTTTAGAGGAGATATTTACAAGAGAAAATAA
- a CDS encoding cytochrome b/b6 domain-containing protein: protein MRSPTQTLAAKTFHWVSLVSLFLMITSGLQIYNANPVFGGRGGIHIPPILGLGGWLAGGRHWHFASMWIFTLNLAWYGVYILLTQRWRHRFVSGKDMKALVVSQNEKRKNYAWHRLVYTLLIPILLLSIFSGLGMYKPAQFYWIVDSFGGWEPLRITHFMAVPITLILGGIHSQLGRKVGGDRLLDSMFWE, encoded by the coding sequence ATGCGATCGCCCACTCAAACTTTAGCCGCTAAAACTTTTCATTGGGTAAGCTTGGTTAGTCTATTCTTGATGATTACCAGTGGTTTACAGATTTATAATGCCAATCCTGTCTTTGGAGGACGAGGGGGTATTCATATACCGCCAATTTTAGGGCTAGGGGGATGGCTCGCGGGGGGCAGACATTGGCACTTTGCCTCAATGTGGATTTTTACGCTGAATTTAGCTTGGTATGGTGTTTATATATTGCTAACGCAAAGGTGGCGACATCGGTTTGTCAGTGGAAAAGATATGAAGGCCTTGGTGGTTAGCCAAAATGAGAAGCGCAAAAACTATGCTTGGCATCGGTTGGTTTACACCTTGCTGATTCCGATTTTGTTGTTATCAATTTTTTCGGGGTTGGGAATGTACAAGCCTGCTCAGTTTTATTGGATTGTTGATAGCTTTGGTGGCTGGGAGCCTCTGCGAATAACGCACTTTATGGCTGTGCCAATTACGCTGATTTTAGGTGGCATTCATTCCCAGTTAGGTCGAAAAGTGGGGGGCGATCGCTTACTTGATTCAATGTTTTGGGAGTAA
- a CDS encoding MOSC domain-containing protein, whose translation MMPAIYGEITNLFVKPKHGLAMMERDAIAIASGSGIDGDINTNPISPRQILVAKYEDLQSFSIQPSELRENIVVRGIDRQLLTSGTVLKTMDGAAMRLTFHCEPCKRIAHLVDSLKCIEGKRGMLAVAIANGVLKVGDRLYIEPNVFPPLSEIPYERFLDFVAKIPAGKVVTYRQIVSGIGVLDGHFRAIPNYLKKAAIAGYPVHRILDSGLFDGSC comes from the coding sequence ATGATGCCAGCGATATATGGAGAGATAACGAATCTGTTTGTTAAGCCTAAACATGGCTTGGCGATGATGGAACGTGATGCGATCGCGATCGCATCTGGCTCTGGGATCGATGGCGATATTAATACCAATCCCATCAGTCCCAGACAAATTTTAGTAGCTAAATATGAGGATTTGCAGTCATTCTCGATTCAGCCATCGGAATTAAGGGAGAATATTGTCGTTAGAGGGATTGATCGCCAACTACTTACTTCGGGTACAGTTTTAAAAACTATGGATGGAGCGGCGATGCGGCTTACTTTCCATTGCGAACCATGTAAGCGAATCGCGCATTTGGTAGATTCGCTCAAGTGCATTGAAGGCAAGCGCGGAATGTTGGCTGTGGCGATCGCAAATGGGGTGTTAAAAGTAGGCGATCGCCTTTATATCGAACCCAATGTTTTTCCGCCGCTGTCAGAAATTCCCTACGAGCGATTTCTAGATTTTGTGGCTAAGATTCCTGCGGGTAAAGTAGTAACTTACAGGCAGATCGTTTCAGGTATTGGCGTTCTGGATGGGCATTTTCGGGCAATTCCCAATTATTTAAAAAAAGCGGCGATCGCAGGTTATCCCGTTCATAGAATTTTGGATTCAGGGTTGTTTGACGGCTCATGTTGA
- a CDS encoding cupin domain-containing protein — translation MVNSDSEQLPDYSSQIITVRPDRETATLQKLPYFVGISGATAGAKGISMNLVIIPAGGAAEPHFHRDYETAIYLVKGRVETRYGQGLSQSVINEAGDFIFIPAGVPHQPHNLSDTEAAHAIVSRNDPNEQENVVLYNPNIE, via the coding sequence ATGGTTAATTCTGATTCTGAGCAATTACCCGACTACTCCAGTCAAATCATCACAGTACGTCCCGATCGCGAAACCGCCACACTGCAAAAGCTGCCCTACTTTGTGGGGATCTCTGGTGCTACAGCAGGAGCAAAGGGAATCTCGATGAATTTGGTGATCATTCCCGCAGGTGGTGCAGCCGAGCCACATTTTCATCGTGATTATGAGACTGCTATTTATTTGGTCAAGGGTCGCGTAGAAACTCGCTATGGTCAAGGGCTGAGTCAATCAGTAATTAATGAAGCTGGTGATTTTATTTTTATTCCCGCAGGTGTGCCACATCAACCACATAATCTCAGCGATACTGAGGCAGCTCATGCGATCGTTTCACGTAACGATCCCAACGAACAAGAAAATGTAGTTCTTTATAATCCCAATATTGAGTAG
- a CDS encoding glycerate kinase, whose amino-acid sequence MIKSIPIRIFELIIQGDRLTSSDYEFLINKSRDNNDCRWALDMDASDINIFNEIVDQRSQVLRSIYPKISQVLATHNIQINPPSAILPMLWHYWLPLAQSLASQQEKIGRTFIQGLLGGQGTGKTTLGIVLNVLLRHLGKTFLSISLDDLYKTYADRQKLQNRCPDLIWRGPPSTHDVELGIQVLQQLRDRPLDSSHPIEIPRFDKSLHNGAGDRTDPEISYDADIVLFEGWFVGMRPLPTSAFSNFVPPILSERDRDFALECNANLHNYLPLWEYLDRLILLVPEDYTYSLDWRIEAEHKLIAAGKSGMNDQEITQFVEYFWRALHPELFIPSMINLANGDAPADLVVEISRSHLPTKIDVRKVFNPKN is encoded by the coding sequence ATGATTAAAAGTATACCTATAAGAATTTTTGAACTAATAATTCAAGGCGATCGCTTAACTAGCTCAGATTACGAATTTTTAATAAATAAATCAAGGGATAATAATGATTGTCGATGGGCGTTAGACATGGATGCTTCAGACATAAACATATTTAACGAAATAGTTGATCAGCGATCGCAAGTTCTTAGATCGATTTACCCCAAAATTTCTCAGGTTTTAGCCACCCACAATATCCAAATTAATCCCCCATCGGCAATATTGCCGATGCTGTGGCATTATTGGTTGCCCCTTGCTCAAAGCCTAGCTAGCCAGCAAGAAAAAATTGGACGAACGTTTATCCAAGGCTTGTTAGGTGGGCAAGGCACTGGCAAAACTACATTAGGAATTGTGCTCAATGTTTTGCTGCGACATCTTGGCAAAACTTTTCTAAGTATTTCCCTTGATGATCTATATAAAACCTATGCCGATCGCCAAAAATTGCAAAATCGTTGTCCTGATCTTATTTGGCGAGGACCACCTAGTACCCACGATGTGGAGCTTGGCATTCAGGTTTTGCAGCAACTGCGCGATCGCCCTTTAGATAGCTCACACCCAATCGAGATTCCTCGTTTTGATAAATCTCTGCATAACGGCGCAGGTGATCGCACCGATCCCGAAATTTCCTATGATGCCGATATTGTCTTGTTTGAGGGCTGGTTTGTGGGGATGCGCCCTCTGCCGACTTCTGCATTTAGTAATTTTGTGCCGCCAATTTTGTCAGAACGCGATCGCGACTTTGCCCTCGAATGTAACGCCAATCTCCACAACTACCTGCCACTCTGGGAATACTTAGATCGCCTAATTTTGCTTGTACCTGAAGATTACACTTACAGTCTGGATTGGAGGATCGAAGCTGAACATAAACTCATTGCGGCGGGCAAATCAGGCATGAACGATCAAGAAATCACCCAATTTGTTGAATATTTTTGGAGAGCGTTGCACCCTGAATTATTTATACCCAGCATGATTAATCTCGCCAACGGTGACGCTCCCGCAGATTTGGTTGTCGAAATATCGCGATCGCACTTGCCAACAAAAATTGATGTCCGAAAAGTATTTAACCCCAAAAACTAG
- a CDS encoding TlyA family RNA methyltransferase: MKKRLDVLLVDLGLAPSREQAQKFIRAGWVQVNQQVIDKVGTEVKDDAAILVKQQSPFVSRGGEKLAGAIATFGINVRDRVCFDGGISTGGFTDCMLKQGAAKVYGVDVGYGQVDWKIRSDERVVLRERTNLRHLKPEDLYADGDIVPDFAVLDLSFISLTKILPALWDLLRSPRETLLLVKPQFEAGKGLVGKNGIVREPKIRADAIAQVLQSAQSLGWHFQGLTPSSIQGRTGNHEYLLWLSDQSSEIVTPSFEEILEIAQDKM; encoded by the coding sequence TTGAAAAAACGTTTAGATGTTTTATTGGTTGACTTAGGGCTTGCACCTTCTCGGGAGCAGGCTCAAAAGTTTATTCGCGCTGGTTGGGTGCAGGTTAATCAGCAAGTGATTGACAAGGTTGGTACTGAGGTCAAAGACGATGCAGCAATTTTGGTAAAGCAACAATCGCCTTTTGTGTCCCGTGGTGGTGAAAAACTGGCTGGAGCGATCGCAACATTTGGTATAAATGTTCGCGATCGCGTTTGTTTTGACGGGGGGATTTCGACAGGCGGCTTTACGGACTGTATGCTCAAACAGGGCGCGGCGAAGGTATACGGCGTTGATGTGGGTTATGGTCAGGTGGATTGGAAAATTCGCAGCGATGAGCGGGTAGTTTTGCGAGAGCGTACTAATTTAAGGCATCTCAAGCCTGAAGATTTATATGCTGATGGTGATATTGTTCCTGACTTTGCAGTCTTGGATTTGTCGTTTATTTCGCTGACGAAGATTTTACCTGCGTTGTGGGATTTGTTGCGATCGCCACGGGAGACATTATTACTAGTCAAGCCGCAGTTTGAAGCAGGTAAAGGGCTAGTTGGTAAAAATGGGATTGTGCGCGAACCAAAAATTAGAGCCGATGCGATCGCGCAAGTTTTGCAATCTGCTCAAAGTCTCGGTTGGCACTTTCAAGGTTTAACACCTTCGAGCATTCAGGGTCGGACTGGTAATCATGAGTATTTACTATGGCTAAGTGATCAGTCATCAGAAATAGTTACGCCTAGTTTTGAGGAGATTTTAGAGATTGCTCAAGACAAAATGTAA
- the pdxH gene encoding pyridoxamine 5'-phosphate oxidase gives MDIHALREDYKQGELRRKDLHDDPFKQFEKWFQQACNAELLEPNAMTLSTVSAQGQPFMRTVLLKYFDANGLVFFTNYESRKATQMNANPKVSILFTWLPLQRQVHITGTAEKVTTAESLEYFTSRPRGSQLGAWTSQQSSVISSKQLLLMQFEQMKNKFLDGEIPLPDFWGGYRVVPDSFEFWQGCTNRLHDRFLYTQEDKSWQIQRLAP, from the coding sequence ATGGATATTCATGCCCTAAGAGAAGATTACAAACAAGGAGAGCTTAGACGCAAAGATCTTCATGATGATCCCTTCAAGCAATTTGAGAAATGGTTCCAGCAAGCTTGTAATGCCGAGCTACTAGAACCAAATGCTATGACCTTATCGACAGTTTCCGCACAAGGGCAGCCATTTATGCGCACGGTATTGCTAAAATATTTTGATGCCAATGGATTGGTTTTCTTTACAAATTATGAGAGTCGTAAAGCAACTCAGATGAATGCAAATCCAAAGGTTTCAATTCTGTTTACTTGGTTGCCACTTCAAAGGCAAGTTCACATAACTGGAACTGCTGAGAAAGTAACTACTGCCGAATCATTAGAATATTTCACCTCTCGCCCTAGGGGTAGCCAGTTAGGAGCTTGGACTTCTCAACAAAGTTCAGTAATTTCCTCAAAACAACTTCTGCTAATGCAATTTGAACAGATGAAGAATAAGTTTTTGGATGGAGAGATCCCTCTACCAGATTTTTGGGGTGGCTATCGGGTCGTTCCCGATAGTTTTGAGTTTTGGCAAGGCTGTACTAACCGCTTGCACGATCGCTTTCTGTATACTCAAGAAGACAAATCATGGCAGATTCAAAGGCTAGCTCCTTGA
- a CDS encoding endonuclease domain-containing protein — MLYETDFHLPYNPALIPRAKELRKNMTPAERKLWHQYLRTFKFKVYRQRPIDYFIADFYCPSLKLVIEVDGERHYSDEGKDYDQERTQQLEGYGIKVIRFTNHQVLNEFESVYAEIERMIPPSPA, encoded by the coding sequence ATGCTATATGAAACTGATTTTCATCTTCCCTATAATCCTGCTCTAATTCCTAGAGCCAAAGAACTGCGGAAAAACATGACACCCGCCGAAAGAAAACTTTGGCATCAATATTTAAGAACATTCAAGTTCAAAGTTTATCGCCAAAGACCGATTGATTACTTCATTGCTGATTTCTATTGTCCTAGCCTCAAACTAGTTATTGAAGTCGATGGCGAGAGGCATTATAGCGATGAAGGCAAAGACTATGATCAAGAGAGAACTCAACAATTAGAAGGTTATGGGATCAAGGTAATTCGATTTACTAATCATCAGGTTTTAAATGAATTTGAAAGTGTTTATGCGGAGATAGAGAGGATGATTCCCCCCAGCCCCGCTTAA
- a CDS encoding molybdopterin-dependent oxidoreductase, which translates to MSQEPEQKQPNSEIEFDDTDLVPRRRFLTLAGAGLLTIGFGSLAEGLVGGLSEPLNQQVESLIFKPQQSVPEFPISAIEPEKLIINSFRGTPAINPLAYRLTIDGEVNNPLSLSMGDLQKASFTSMIIRHVCVEGWAAIVQWGGVRLRDLIAIAQPSDQVKYVYFYSADGYYESWDIDSVMHPQTLMAYQKNGQPLTPEYGAPLRLASPVKLGYKLSKWVTRIQLTSVLGKKRGYWEDLGYEWYAGL; encoded by the coding sequence ATGTCACAAGAACCTGAACAAAAACAACCAAACTCAGAGATTGAGTTTGATGATACTGATTTAGTCCCACGCCGCCGCTTTTTAACTCTAGCGGGTGCAGGTTTACTGACGATTGGCTTTGGTAGCCTTGCAGAAGGTCTGGTGGGAGGTTTGTCGGAGCCATTAAACCAGCAGGTTGAGTCATTAATTTTTAAGCCGCAGCAGTCAGTACCAGAATTTCCAATTAGTGCGATCGAACCCGAGAAATTAATTATTAATAGTTTCCGTGGTACGCCAGCGATTAACCCTCTCGCTTATCGCCTCACTATTGATGGTGAAGTAAATAATCCCTTGAGTCTGAGTATGGGAGATCTGCAAAAAGCTTCATTTACGAGCATGATTATCCGTCATGTATGCGTTGAGGGCTGGGCAGCGATCGTGCAATGGGGAGGTGTGAGACTGCGAGATTTAATTGCGATCGCGCAGCCATCTGATCAAGTTAAGTATGTATATTTCTATTCGGCGGATGGCTATTACGAAAGCTGGGATATTGACTCGGTGATGCATCCTCAAACCTTGATGGCATATCAAAAGAATGGGCAACCTCTCACACCAGAATATGGTGCACCTTTGCGTCTAGCCTCACCTGTCAAGCTTGGCTATAAGCTCAGTAAATGGGTAACCAGAATTCAGCTTACGAGTGTGCTTGGCAAAAAACGCGGCTATTGGGAAGATCTCGGTTACGAATGGTATGCAGGGCTATAG
- the thrS gene encoding threonine--tRNA ligase, translating into MDAVAVKPSDIKPSDILRQADTEKLARIRHTCSHVMAMAVQKLYPDAKVTIGPATENGFYYDFDRKEHFTPSDLKAIAKEMKRIIKWNQPLVRQELPRPEMLTEIEKLNEPYKIELLAAIPEGQNISRYFIGDPAKFEKQPWWDLCAGPHLDATGDINPDAFALESIAGAYWRGDEKNPMLQRIYGTAWETPEQLQAYHQMLEEAKRRDHRTIGKDLQLFSIQEDAGGGLVFWHPKGAIIRNTIETFWKETHVQNGYESVTTPHMANLDLWKISGHNDFYRESMFQPMEVEHQVYQLKPMNCPFHVLIYKDTLHSYKEFPIRYAELGTVYRYERSGTMHGLMRVRGFTQDDAHIFCTEEQIEQEILGVLNLAELILSTFGFENYEINLSTRPEKYVGSDAIWEKSTEALKQALNQKGWNYVVDEGGGAFYGPKIDIKIEDAIGRRWQCSTIQLDFNLPDRFKMEYVGEDGVRHQPIMIHRALFGSVERFIGVLIENYAGDFPLWLAPVQAKLIAVSDSQMEYAEQVAAKMKAAGLRVQLDHSGDRMAKQIRKAEMDKIPVMAVIGAKEVESGTLSIRSRKHGELGAIAIDEVISKMQAAISDRTWF; encoded by the coding sequence ATGGATGCAGTTGCAGTAAAGCCCAGCGATATTAAACCTAGTGATATCCTGCGGCAAGCCGATACCGAAAAACTAGCGCGGATTCGCCACACCTGCTCTCATGTGATGGCAATGGCAGTTCAAAAGTTATATCCCGATGCTAAGGTGACTATCGGCCCTGCAACTGAGAATGGCTTTTATTACGACTTCGATCGCAAAGAGCATTTTACCCCCAGTGATTTAAAGGCGATCGCCAAGGAAATGAAGCGGATCATCAAGTGGAATCAACCCCTTGTGCGTCAGGAGTTGCCTCGTCCTGAGATGCTTACCGAAATCGAGAAACTTAACGAGCCTTATAAAATTGAGCTATTAGCTGCCATTCCTGAAGGGCAAAATATTAGCCGTTATTTCATTGGTGATCCAGCCAAATTTGAAAAACAACCTTGGTGGGATTTGTGCGCTGGCCCCCACCTAGATGCTACTGGTGATATTAATCCCGATGCCTTTGCCCTAGAGAGCATTGCAGGAGCATACTGGCGCGGCGACGAAAAGAATCCCATGTTGCAAAGGATTTATGGCACGGCTTGGGAAACTCCTGAACAACTTCAGGCGTATCACCAAATGCTCGAAGAAGCCAAACGCCGCGATCACCGCACCATTGGTAAAGATTTGCAACTATTCAGTATTCAAGAAGATGCTGGTGGTGGCTTGGTATTCTGGCATCCCAAGGGCGCAATTATCCGCAATACCATCGAAACCTTCTGGAAAGAAACTCACGTTCAGAATGGTTACGAGTCAGTCACCACGCCTCATATGGCAAATTTAGACCTGTGGAAAATCTCAGGGCATAACGACTTCTATCGCGAAAGTATGTTTCAGCCGATGGAAGTAGAACATCAGGTTTATCAGCTCAAGCCGATGAACTGTCCGTTCCATGTGTTGATTTACAAAGATACGCTCCATTCCTACAAAGAGTTCCCAATTCGCTATGCTGAGCTTGGCACGGTGTATCGTTACGAGCGCTCTGGAACCATGCATGGGCTGATGCGTGTGCGCGGCTTTACGCAAGATGATGCTCATATCTTCTGTACTGAAGAACAAATTGAGCAGGAAATCCTCGGCGTTCTCAATCTTGCGGAATTGATTCTCTCGACCTTTGGCTTTGAGAATTACGAAATCAATCTCTCTACTCGTCCCGAAAAATATGTTGGTTCCGATGCGATTTGGGAGAAATCTACGGAAGCTCTTAAGCAAGCCCTCAATCAAAAGGGTTGGAACTATGTTGTTGATGAAGGTGGTGGCGCATTCTATGGGCCAAAGATCGATATCAAGATTGAAGATGCGATCGGTCGTCGTTGGCAATGTTCTACCATTCAGCTAGATTTCAATTTGCCCGATCGCTTCAAGATGGAATATGTTGGTGAGGATGGTGTGCGCCATCAACCGATCATGATTCACCGTGCGTTGTTTGGTTCCGTCGAGCGTTTCATCGGCGTACTGATTGAAAACTATGCTGGTGATTTTCCTCTGTGGTTAGCTCCTGTGCAAGCTAAGTTAATTGCAGTCTCCGACAGTCAAATGGAATATGCTGAGCAAGTTGCTGCCAAGATGAAAGCAGCAGGTTTGCGCGTGCAGCTAGACCATAGCGGCGATCGCATGGCTAAGCAAATCCGTAAGGCTGAGATGGACAAAATCCCTGTGATGGCAGTCATCGGTGCGAAGGAAGTCGAATCAGGAACCCTCAGCATTCGCAGTCGTAAGCATGGCGAGCTTGGCGCGATCGCAATTGACGAAGTGATTAGCAAAATGCAAGCAGCGATTAGCGATCGCACTTGGTTCTAA